One genomic segment of Natrialbaceae archaeon AArc-T1-2 includes these proteins:
- a CDS encoding helix-turn-helix transcriptional regulator, translating into MYRSALVGLAVVVVLVAISGGVVLATDSAAVTDQPAAGDTRDTGDRLEQYSAPEDETSQDFDSTTFEITVHENGDATWTFRYERLLDDDEVSAFEEFAEEFTEEETDFYVRFTEQAQGLADTGTAETDREMDATEFNRTAGVDYRPNAMGYVEMSFTWTNFASTDDETVVVGDVFDGGLYIGPSQSLVIQPGDGLVLADTTPDGEYTGPSLEDSSSVSWSGERDFHDGQPRVVLEPPEDDTDNVTTTDGDDEDDASAWPLAAGLVAVLGLGGALAWYRYGGSTADSNDDGTDEQPPSVAPEPEPVATEELMTDEDRVVNLIRENGGRMKQVDIVDETGWSKSKVSMLLSDMEEEGTISKLRVGRENIISLDGYEPEAAKSPLDE; encoded by the coding sequence ATGTATCGGTCGGCTCTGGTCGGACTCGCCGTCGTCGTCGTACTCGTCGCTATCTCGGGCGGTGTGGTTCTTGCCACGGATTCGGCCGCTGTGACTGACCAGCCAGCTGCCGGTGATACCCGGGACACCGGAGACCGCCTCGAGCAGTACTCCGCCCCCGAGGACGAGACGTCTCAGGATTTCGATAGTACGACCTTCGAGATAACCGTCCACGAAAACGGAGACGCGACGTGGACGTTCCGGTACGAACGGCTGCTCGACGACGACGAAGTCAGCGCGTTCGAGGAGTTCGCCGAGGAGTTCACCGAAGAGGAAACCGACTTCTACGTCCGCTTTACCGAACAGGCGCAGGGACTGGCCGACACCGGAACGGCCGAAACCGATCGCGAGATGGACGCGACCGAGTTCAACCGGACCGCAGGGGTCGACTACCGACCCAACGCCATGGGCTACGTCGAGATGTCGTTCACGTGGACAAACTTCGCGTCCACCGACGACGAGACTGTCGTCGTTGGGGACGTCTTCGACGGCGGACTCTACATCGGTCCAAGCCAGTCACTCGTTATCCAACCGGGTGACGGGCTCGTCCTCGCCGATACGACGCCAGACGGTGAGTACACCGGCCCGTCGCTCGAGGACAGTTCATCCGTCTCCTGGAGCGGGGAACGGGACTTCCACGACGGCCAACCCCGCGTCGTTCTCGAACCACCCGAGGACGACACCGACAACGTGACTACGACCGACGGTGACGACGAGGACGACGCGTCAGCCTGGCCGCTCGCCGCCGGACTCGTCGCCGTTCTCGGTCTCGGCGGTGCGCTCGCCTGGTACCGGTACGGTGGATCGACCGCCGACTCGAACGACGACGGCACAGACGAACAGCCTCCGTCGGTAGCTCCCGAGCCGGAGCCGGTCGCCACCGAGGAACTCATGACCGACGAGGATCGCGTCGTCAACCTCATCCGCGAGAACGGTGGGCGGATGAAACAGGTCGACATCGTCGACGAGACCGGTTGGTCGAAATCCAAAGTCAGTATGCTCCTCTCGGATATGGAAGAAGAAGGCACGATCAGCAAGCTCCGCGTCGGCCGCGAGAACATCATCAGCCTCGACGGCTACGAGCCCGAGGCAGCCAAGTCACCCCTCGACGAGTGA
- a CDS encoding MBL fold metallo-hydrolase has protein sequence MITNLAQGVNAFTSNVFLVDGERTVLVDAGSNFDVVSRVRDRVDDLEAVVMTHTHPDHVGNLPEVKDAFDVDAWGYDRSQSGIDYAIEDETDVQLGDDEYVAVHTPGHKDDHLCFYSEAASVLFAGDLVFQNGSFGRTDLEEGDRATLVESIDRVTELIDGDLSELHVGHGPSVTNEPYDHVQLAGQMARQM, from the coding sequence ATGATCACCAACCTCGCACAGGGGGTTAACGCGTTCACGAGTAACGTCTTCCTCGTCGACGGTGAACGAACCGTCCTCGTCGATGCGGGATCGAACTTCGACGTCGTTTCACGCGTTCGCGACCGCGTCGACGACCTCGAGGCCGTCGTGATGACCCACACCCATCCCGACCACGTCGGAAACCTCCCGGAAGTGAAAGATGCCTTCGACGTCGACGCGTGGGGATACGACCGGTCCCAGTCCGGGATCGACTACGCGATCGAAGACGAAACGGACGTCCAGCTGGGCGACGACGAGTACGTCGCCGTTCACACGCCAGGGCACAAAGACGACCACCTCTGTTTTTACTCTGAAGCTGCGAGCGTGCTCTTTGCCGGTGATCTGGTCTTCCAAAACGGCAGTTTCGGTCGGACCGACCTCGAGGAGGGCGACCGTGCGACGCTCGTCGAGAGCATCGACCGCGTAACGGAGCTGATCGACGGGGACCTCTCGGAGCTACACGTCGGCCACGGTCCGAGCGTCACGAACGAGCCCTACGATCACGTCCAGCTCGCGGGGCAGATGGCCCGCCAGATGTAA
- the purD gene encoding phosphoribosylamine--glycine ligase produces MRENVLLIGGGGREHAIARALEDSEALRASSSRTASDDSEADLYACASNRNPGIARIASGFETLEETDPEAVVSYAEEVDATLAVVGPETPLEAGVVDALEDAGVYAFGPREADARIETDKAFQRRFMAENDVAGCPDYEVFDDTEAACEFIDEYDGDLAIKPAGLTGGKGVKVIGDQVTAEEGKAYIRDSEYDRIVLEERLVGEEVTIQAFVANGDVRTTPAVQDHKRAYEGDEGPNTGGMGSYSDATDELPFMTADDYERAVEIMEAVVDGLEDYRGILYGQFMLTAEGPKVVEFNARFGDPEAMNTLPVLETDFLDILVAARDGEQLPDLEFSDQATVCKYAVPEGYPTDPNAGAKVRIDEESVARAARATDNSSGDEPRESAGDARLFYASVDERDDGIYTTTSRSFAVVGLADTIADAEEIAEDALEAAGEEGLRMRHDIGEEGLVQQRIDHMNELRGE; encoded by the coding sequence ATGCGAGAGAACGTACTTCTGATTGGCGGAGGCGGGCGCGAACACGCCATCGCCCGTGCACTCGAGGACAGCGAGGCGCTACGCGCCTCGAGCAGTCGGACTGCGTCCGACGACAGCGAGGCCGACCTCTACGCCTGTGCGAGCAACCGCAACCCTGGTATCGCACGGATCGCCTCGGGCTTCGAGACGCTCGAGGAGACCGATCCCGAGGCGGTCGTCTCCTACGCCGAGGAGGTCGACGCGACGCTCGCGGTCGTCGGTCCCGAGACGCCACTCGAGGCGGGTGTCGTCGACGCCCTCGAGGATGCGGGCGTCTACGCCTTCGGCCCGCGGGAAGCCGACGCCCGCATCGAGACGGACAAGGCCTTCCAGCGGCGGTTCATGGCCGAGAACGACGTGGCGGGCTGTCCCGACTACGAGGTCTTCGACGACACCGAGGCCGCCTGTGAGTTTATCGACGAGTACGACGGCGACCTCGCGATCAAGCCCGCCGGGCTCACGGGTGGCAAGGGCGTCAAGGTCATCGGCGACCAGGTCACCGCCGAAGAGGGCAAGGCGTACATCCGCGACTCGGAGTACGACCGGATCGTCCTCGAAGAGCGGCTAGTCGGCGAGGAGGTCACCATCCAGGCGTTCGTCGCAAACGGCGACGTCAGGACCACACCCGCCGTTCAGGATCACAAACGCGCCTACGAGGGCGACGAAGGACCGAACACCGGCGGCATGGGGAGTTACTCTGATGCGACCGACGAACTCCCGTTCATGACCGCGGACGACTACGAGCGAGCCGTCGAGATCATGGAGGCGGTCGTCGACGGCCTCGAGGACTACCGGGGCATCCTCTACGGCCAGTTCATGCTCACCGCCGAGGGGCCAAAGGTCGTCGAGTTCAACGCCCGCTTTGGCGACCCCGAGGCGATGAACACCCTCCCCGTCCTCGAGACCGACTTCCTCGACATCCTGGTGGCCGCCCGAGACGGCGAGCAGTTGCCCGACCTCGAGTTCAGCGACCAGGCGACGGTCTGTAAGTACGCCGTACCGGAGGGGTATCCGACGGACCCGAACGCCGGTGCGAAGGTGCGGATCGACGAAGAGAGCGTGGCGCGGGCAGCCCGCGCCACGGATAACTCGAGCGGCGATGAGCCGCGAGAGAGCGCTGGCGATGCGCGGTTGTTCTACGCCAGTGTCGACGAACGCGACGACGGCATCTACACGACGACGTCGCGATCCTTCGCCGTCGTCGGCCTCGCCGATACGATCGCCGACGCCGAGGAGATCGCCGAGGACGCCCTCGAGGCCGCCGGCGAGGAGGGACTGCGGATGCGCCACGACATCGGTGAGGAAGGACTCGTTCAGCAGCGAATCGACCACATGAACGAGCTTCGCGGCGAGTAG
- a CDS encoding metal-dependent hydrolase has protein sequence MPASTVHVGFGLLLAAGLLGRYYDRKALFVIVAALLLPEADALAGWVMAGAHRTFLHNYVFTAVVAAALWWDTRRSESWLRGRFGQYGVHVAWVALFVHTFAHLALDWAHLDGINALWPLHDEFFRLEGEAYLSSEEGFVQTVVDLEDVSVGDGASRAETHVATPADPTPDPDPGPVDRRAPIAVDGWQLYLVVIGIFVVVAKRFQSEPPEQI, from the coding sequence ATGCCCGCCTCGACCGTCCACGTCGGCTTCGGATTGCTGCTCGCTGCTGGCCTCCTCGGACGGTACTACGACCGAAAGGCGCTGTTCGTGATCGTCGCCGCCCTTCTCCTCCCGGAAGCCGACGCCCTCGCGGGATGGGTGATGGCAGGCGCACACCGCACTTTCCTGCACAATTACGTGTTCACCGCTGTCGTCGCCGCCGCGCTGTGGTGGGACACCCGCCGGTCGGAGTCGTGGCTCCGGGGTCGGTTCGGTCAGTACGGCGTCCACGTGGCGTGGGTCGCGCTGTTCGTCCACACCTTCGCCCATCTGGCACTCGACTGGGCCCACCTCGACGGCATCAACGCTCTCTGGCCGCTCCACGACGAGTTCTTCCGCCTCGAGGGTGAGGCCTACCTCTCGAGTGAGGAAGGGTTCGTCCAGACGGTCGTCGACCTCGAGGACGTCAGCGTCGGTGACGGGGCCTCGAGGGCGGAGACTCACGTCGCCACGCCCGCCGATCCGACGCCGGATCCGGATCCCGGACCTGTCGACCGGCGGGCCCCCATCGCCGTCGACGGCTGGCAACTGTACCTGGTGGTGATCGGGATCTTCGTCGTCGTCGCAAAGCGGTTCCAGTCCGAGCCCCCGGAACAGATCTGA
- a CDS encoding metal-dependent hydrolase encodes MAPTLVNVAVGVLLGVALLGVAFDRRSIATVGLAAALPDLDVAVSLLVPEATNAAFHSVFLAAVVGGVLYWDTERRETSWLRDRYGFYGVRVAWVALASFVVAGIALDLGTSVGVALLYPLVDRYYVVSGRLVLSNQEGVVQTYFDLGEGWLALETTGRPSTHHVETWVNPTPDGANPADSERRLRLVESGWQLVTVVTAIAAVPAKYTLEGDR; translated from the coding sequence ATGGCACCGACGCTCGTCAACGTCGCCGTCGGCGTCCTTCTTGGGGTTGCTCTCCTTGGCGTCGCGTTCGATCGGCGTTCGATCGCGACCGTCGGACTCGCGGCCGCCCTTCCCGACCTCGACGTCGCGGTCAGTCTCCTCGTCCCCGAGGCGACGAACGCGGCCTTTCACTCCGTCTTCCTCGCTGCCGTCGTCGGTGGCGTCCTCTACTGGGACACAGAACGCCGGGAGACGTCGTGGCTCCGGGACCGATACGGTTTCTACGGCGTCCGGGTCGCGTGGGTCGCTCTCGCCTCGTTCGTCGTCGCCGGCATCGCTCTCGACCTCGGTACCTCCGTCGGGGTCGCCCTGCTCTATCCGCTGGTCGATCGCTACTACGTCGTCTCAGGCCGGCTCGTCCTCTCGAACCAGGAGGGCGTCGTCCAGACCTATTTCGACCTGGGGGAGGGGTGGCTCGCCCTCGAGACGACCGGACGGCCGAGCACCCACCACGTCGAGACCTGGGTGAACCCGACGCCGGACGGGGCGAACCCGGCCGATAGCGAACGCCGGCTCCGTCTCGTCGAATCGGGCTGGCAACTCGTCACCGTGGTAACCGCCATCGCGGCGGTGCCGGCGAAGTACACACTCGAGGGCGATAGGTGA
- a CDS encoding acyltransferase: protein MTDDGPSRHDRVTCHPTPGSANSLSHWTSARHPLRVAINYVVVWLVRISPSLRLKRWLLRQIGVTVGDGVSWGLEATPDVFWPELITLEDHAVIGYDATILCHEFLQDEYRTGEVVVGERAMIGAGAILLPGVEIGEGASVAANSLVTRDVPPGETVAGVPATPMQSPDDTETDG from the coding sequence GTGACAGACGACGGACCCTCACGACACGACCGCGTGACCTGCCATCCGACGCCCGGTTCGGCCAACTCACTTTCTCACTGGACCAGCGCCCGCCATCCCCTGCGGGTGGCGATCAACTACGTCGTCGTCTGGCTCGTGCGAATCTCGCCGAGTCTCCGGCTGAAACGCTGGCTCCTCCGACAGATTGGCGTCACCGTCGGTGACGGGGTCTCCTGGGGCCTCGAGGCCACGCCGGACGTCTTCTGGCCCGAGCTCATCACCCTCGAGGACCACGCGGTGATCGGCTACGACGCGACGATCCTCTGTCACGAGTTCCTTCAGGACGAGTACCGCACGGGTGAAGTCGTCGTCGGTGAGCGAGCGATGATCGGCGCCGGCGCGATACTCCTTCCGGGCGTCGAGATCGGCGAGGGCGCAAGCGTCGCAGCCAACTCGCTGGTCACCCGTGACGTGCCCCCCGGCGAGACGGTCGCCGGCGTGCCCGCGACACCGATGCAGTCGCCGGACGACACGGAGACCGACGGGTAG
- a CDS encoding small multi-drug export protein has product MFAVLDSVVIGLPLSSLLEGGVDARARELIDAASGPWQYLLVFVLAAIPWLEVLVVVPIGVALGLDPAVVAVVAFAGNVVPIYAIVLAHRRVAAWLASRRDGEEPARYARARRIWNAYGLPGLALLGPIVTGVHLAAVLALGLGARGRSTFAWMTVSIAVWTVLITVASVAGASVLEGVV; this is encoded by the coding sequence GTGTTCGCCGTTCTCGACTCGGTTGTGATCGGACTCCCGCTCTCTTCTCTCCTCGAAGGCGGCGTCGACGCACGCGCTCGCGAGTTGATCGACGCCGCAAGCGGCCCCTGGCAGTACCTGCTCGTATTCGTCCTCGCTGCGATCCCGTGGCTTGAGGTGCTCGTCGTGGTCCCGATCGGCGTCGCGCTCGGTCTCGATCCCGCCGTCGTCGCCGTCGTCGCCTTCGCCGGGAACGTCGTTCCCATATACGCCATCGTGCTCGCTCACCGGCGGGTTGCCGCCTGGCTCGCCAGTCGCCGGGACGGCGAGGAACCGGCGAGATACGCTCGAGCCAGGCGCATCTGGAACGCCTACGGACTCCCCGGGCTGGCGCTTCTCGGGCCAATCGTCACCGGCGTCCACCTCGCGGCCGTCCTCGCACTCGGCCTGGGCGCACGCGGTCGCTCGACGTTCGCCTGGATGACCGTCTCCATCGCCGTCTGGACCGTCCTCATCACTGTCGCCTCGGTCGCGGGCGCGTCGGTGCTCGAGGGGGTCGTCTAG
- a CDS encoding NAD(P)/FAD-dependent oxidoreductase: MTENVVVLGSGYAGAGAIAKLQSELGGSTRLTWISETDYHLVLHESHRVVRDPAVRSDITIPIEEIADPATRFVHDRVTGLDVDDQVVSLEDSDDVEYDYVLVALGSQTAFYGIPGLKERALTLKSLDDALEIHDAITAASQDATRGEPAQIVIGGAGLSGIQIAGEIAEFRDEHRAPIEIHLVEALEEIFPGNDPECQQALRDLLEKAGVRIHTDDPITEATDDAIEFDESDSLEYDVLVWTGGITGRDALEDADLAKEHNRVNTEANFQTSDERVFAIGDSAIIDQGGQPAPPTAQAAWQAAEVAGENIARVIENRPLQTWEHDDKGTVISVGEKAVAHDVKLLPVDTFGGLPAKNLKKFIAARWVADLTSWNRARKAWPSL; this comes from the coding sequence ATGACAGAGAACGTCGTCGTTCTCGGTTCCGGATACGCCGGCGCCGGTGCAATCGCGAAGCTCCAATCCGAGCTCGGCGGTAGTACCCGACTGACCTGGATCTCGGAAACGGACTATCACCTCGTTCTCCACGAATCCCACCGCGTCGTTCGCGATCCGGCCGTCCGGTCCGACATCACGATCCCGATCGAGGAGATCGCGGATCCGGCGACCCGGTTCGTCCACGACCGCGTTACGGGTCTCGACGTCGACGACCAGGTCGTCTCTCTCGAGGACAGCGACGACGTCGAGTACGACTACGTCCTCGTCGCGTTGGGCAGCCAGACGGCCTTCTACGGCATTCCAGGTCTGAAAGAACGCGCGCTAACGCTCAAAAGCCTCGACGACGCACTCGAGATCCACGACGCTATCACGGCCGCGAGTCAGGATGCGACGCGTGGCGAACCCGCCCAGATCGTCATCGGCGGTGCCGGCCTCTCGGGCATCCAGATCGCCGGCGAGATCGCCGAGTTTCGCGACGAACACCGCGCTCCCATCGAGATCCACCTCGTCGAGGCTCTCGAGGAGATCTTCCCCGGTAACGATCCGGAGTGTCAGCAGGCTCTGCGCGATCTGCTCGAGAAGGCCGGCGTCCGGATCCACACCGACGACCCGATCACCGAAGCCACCGATGACGCCATCGAGTTCGACGAAAGCGACTCTCTCGAGTACGACGTGCTCGTCTGGACCGGCGGCATTACGGGACGGGACGCACTCGAGGATGCGGACCTCGCGAAAGAACACAACCGCGTCAACACGGAGGCGAACTTCCAGACCAGCGACGAGCGCGTGTTCGCGATCGGCGACTCGGCGATCATCGACCAGGGTGGCCAGCCGGCACCGCCGACGGCACAGGCCGCCTGGCAGGCCGCCGAGGTCGCCGGCGAGAACATCGCCCGCGTCATCGAGAACCGCCCACTGCAGACCTGGGAACACGACGACAAGGGAACCGTCATCTCCGTCGGCGAGAAAGCCGTCGCCCACGACGTCAAGCTGCTGCCCGTCGATACGTTCGGCGGCCTGCCCGCGAAGAACCTGAAGAAGTTCATCGCCGCCCGCTGGGTCGCCGATCTCACCTCCTGGAACCGCGCCCGGAAAGCCTGGCCGTCGCTGTAG
- the rocF gene encoding arginase has protein sequence MSRPVRIVGVPMDLGANRRGVDMGPSAIRYAGLADELEAAGVEPVDAGDLFVPSPEERDPDARPPERGDAKYLREIEAVCTRLDDRVAEIIEDGAFPLVLGGDHSLSIGTIRGSAREADPGVGVLWFDAHADRNTPETSPSGNVHGMGLGAVLGEGIFADLEWAHTAGVREESTVYVGLRSLDGEERERVRDSDVTAFTMGDIDERGIAAVVEDALAIATDDTDGVHVSLDLDWLDPRTAPGVGTPVRGGVTYREAHTALEAISRRDERDDILRSIDVVEVNPILDEANETASLAVELAASALGKRIL, from the coding sequence ATGAGCAGACCGGTTCGAATCGTCGGCGTGCCGATGGATCTCGGCGCGAACCGCCGTGGCGTCGATATGGGACCGTCGGCGATCAGGTACGCGGGGCTGGCGGACGAACTCGAGGCCGCCGGCGTCGAACCCGTCGACGCGGGTGACCTGTTCGTCCCCAGTCCCGAGGAACGCGACCCCGACGCGCGTCCGCCGGAGCGAGGCGACGCGAAGTACCTCCGCGAGATCGAGGCGGTCTGTACTCGCCTCGACGATCGGGTCGCAGAGATCATCGAGGACGGTGCGTTCCCGCTCGTCCTCGGCGGCGATCACTCGCTGTCGATCGGAACGATACGGGGATCCGCACGCGAGGCAGATCCAGGCGTGGGCGTGCTCTGGTTCGACGCCCACGCCGACCGTAACACGCCCGAGACCTCGCCGAGCGGGAACGTCCACGGGATGGGTCTCGGAGCCGTCCTCGGCGAGGGCATCTTCGCGGACCTCGAGTGGGCCCACACCGCCGGCGTCCGGGAGGAATCGACCGTCTACGTCGGCCTTCGAAGTCTCGACGGGGAAGAGCGCGAACGCGTTCGCGACAGCGACGTGACGGCATTTACGATGGGCGACATCGACGAACGCGGGATCGCCGCCGTCGTCGAGGACGCTCTCGCGATCGCAACCGACGATACCGACGGCGTCCACGTCAGCCTCGACCTCGACTGGCTCGACCCCCGGACCGCCCCCGGCGTCGGGACGCCTGTTCGGGGCGGCGTCACGTATCGGGAGGCACACACCGCTCTCGAGGCGATCTCGAGGCGAGACGAGCGCGACGACATCCTGCGCTCGATAGACGTCGTCGAGGTCAATCCGATCCTCGACGAGGCAAACGAGACCGCGAGCCTGGCCGTCGAACTCGCCGCGAGCGCGCTCGGAAAGCGCATTCTGTGA
- a CDS encoding TatD family hydrolase produces the protein MSDLEIETPILDDHLHLDPDNGRGLEAVEDFADAGGTHLFVINKPSWQLGVDADCGEDFRPVFERTIEVVEAASEILPGRAWPILGVHPACISQLVGGRGYTPAEASEVMQEGIDVAAEYVDRGAALGLKSGRPHWDAPDDVWAASNDVMRRAFERAGELDCPVQLHAEESEEMTEVIEWAEDAGLAACRVVKHFAGGKLEGPIPSVISMKDELEVATERGEPFLMETDFIDDPDRPGAVLGPKTVPRRVSWLLEEGHEDAVRNAHVETPRLVYDVDTEATLE, from the coding sequence ATGAGCGATCTCGAGATCGAGACGCCGATCCTCGACGACCATCTGCACCTCGATCCCGACAACGGGCGCGGACTCGAGGCGGTCGAAGACTTCGCGGACGCGGGCGGAACGCACCTGTTCGTGATCAACAAGCCGTCCTGGCAGTTAGGCGTCGACGCCGACTGCGGGGAGGACTTCCGGCCCGTCTTCGAGCGCACGATCGAGGTCGTCGAGGCGGCCTCGGAGATCCTGCCGGGACGGGCCTGGCCGATCCTCGGCGTCCACCCAGCCTGTATCTCACAGCTCGTCGGCGGCCGGGGCTACACCCCCGCCGAGGCCAGCGAGGTCATGCAGGAAGGCATCGACGTCGCCGCCGAGTACGTCGATCGCGGGGCGGCACTCGGTCTGAAGTCGGGCCGGCCCCACTGGGACGCCCCCGACGACGTCTGGGCGGCCTCGAACGACGTCATGCGACGGGCGTTCGAGCGCGCGGGCGAACTCGACTGTCCCGTGCAACTGCACGCCGAAGAGAGCGAAGAGATGACCGAGGTGATCGAGTGGGCCGAAGACGCCGGACTCGCCGCCTGCCGTGTCGTCAAACACTTCGCGGGCGGCAAACTCGAGGGACCGATCCCGAGCGTGATCAGCATGAAAGACGAACTCGAGGTCGCCACAGAGCGCGGCGAGCCGTTTCTCATGGAGACCGACTTTATCGACGACCCCGACCGGCCGGGCGCGGTGCTCGGACCCAAGACCGTCCCGCGGCGAGTCTCGTGGCTGCTCGAGGAGGGCCACGAGGACGCCGTCCGGAACGCACACGTCGAGACGCCACGGCTGGTCTACGACGTCGACACCGAGGCGACGCTCGAGTAG
- a CDS encoding DUF2150 family protein, with translation MSNPPTEFYSAERWQNWIDRIDDEEIDPEDEDSARLLLNLQDDTAIAVAKIVSAYDDDIIDQDDALEEIAKVREIVLDEVEIDDEEKRMLVDGVQTSLVCVFFAAEEYVAGGPAEEGSVSDYLGAAADAEAEEDLDAALGYAAQAGTRIIDGEELDMTIAEELEYGLVTEWINGLDSLQSAMSDPEVVEEDDE, from the coding sequence ATGAGCAATCCCCCCACCGAGTTCTACTCGGCGGAGCGCTGGCAGAACTGGATCGACCGTATCGACGACGAGGAGATCGATCCGGAAGACGAAGACTCCGCACGACTCCTGTTGAATCTGCAGGACGACACTGCTATCGCCGTCGCGAAGATCGTCTCGGCCTACGACGACGACATCATCGATCAGGACGACGCACTCGAAGAGATCGCCAAGGTACGTGAGATCGTCTTAGACGAGGTCGAGATCGACGACGAGGAGAAACGGATGCTCGTCGACGGCGTCCAGACGAGTCTCGTCTGCGTCTTCTTCGCCGCCGAGGAGTACGTCGCCGGTGGCCCCGCCGAAGAGGGAAGCGTCAGCGACTATCTCGGGGCAGCAGCCGACGCCGAGGCCGAAGAGGACTTAGACGCCGCGCTCGGGTACGCCGCCCAGGCCGGAACGCGCATCATCGACGGCGAGGAACTTGATATGACGATCGCGGAGGAACTCGAGTACGGACTCGTCACGGAGTGGATCAACGGACTCGACAGCCTCCAGAGCGCGATGAGCGATCCGGAGGTCGTCGAAGAGGACGACGAGTGA
- a CDS encoding transcription initiation factor IIB — translation MTESPIRTRSGERRTTDEESTESSDEQTRCPECGGRLESEGAETVCRQCGLVVEEDEIDRGPEWRAFDAAEKDEKSRVGAPTTKMMHDEGLSTNIGWQDKDAYGKTLSNRQRQKMQRLRTWNERFRTRDSKERNLKQALGEIDRMASALGLPENVRETASVIYRRALDENLLPGRSIEGVATASLYAAARQAGTPRSLDEIAAVSRVGKDEIARTYRYVIRELGLEVKPADPVSYVPRFASELDLPDETERRARALLETAKERGVHSGKSPVGLAAAAVYAAALLTNEKVTQNEVSEVANISEVTIRNRYHELLEAEESTPA, via the coding sequence ATGACAGAATCTCCGATCCGAACGCGGAGCGGTGAGCGTCGCACGACCGACGAGGAGTCCACCGAGTCCTCCGATGAGCAAACGCGCTGTCCGGAGTGTGGCGGTCGTCTCGAGAGCGAAGGCGCCGAGACCGTCTGTCGCCAGTGTGGGCTGGTCGTCGAGGAAGACGAGATCGACCGCGGCCCCGAGTGGCGTGCGTTCGACGCCGCCGAGAAAGACGAGAAGAGTCGCGTCGGTGCGCCGACGACGAAGATGATGCACGACGAAGGGCTGTCGACGAACATCGGCTGGCAGGACAAAGACGCCTACGGCAAGACCCTCTCGAACCGCCAGCGACAGAAGATGCAGCGCCTGCGCACCTGGAACGAACGGTTCCGCACGCGCGACTCGAAAGAGCGCAACCTGAAACAGGCACTCGGCGAGATCGACCGCATGGCAAGCGCACTCGGCCTCCCCGAGAACGTCCGCGAGACCGCCTCGGTGATCTACCGCCGTGCACTCGATGAGAACCTCTTACCGGGTCGCTCGATCGAAGGCGTCGCGACGGCGTCGCTATACGCCGCCGCCCGCCAGGCCGGCACCCCCCGCAGCCTCGACGAGATCGCAGCAGTGAGCCGCGTCGGGAAAGACGAGATCGCCCGCACCTACCGGTACGTGATCCGCGAACTGGGCCTCGAGGTCAAACCCGCCGATCCGGTGAGCTACGTCCCGCGCTTTGCGAGCGAACTCGACCTTCCCGACGAGACCGAACGTCGCGCCCGTGCGCTGCTCGAGACGGCGAAAGAACGTGGCGTCCACTCGGGGAAGTCGCCGGTCGGCCTGGCGGCTGCTGCCGTGTACGCCGCCGCGTTGTTGACCAACGAGAAAGTGACCCAAAACGAGGTCAGCGAGGTCGCCAACATCTCCGAAGTTACGATCCGGAACCGCTACCACGAGTTACTCGAGGCCGAAGAGAGCACGCCCGCCTAA
- the gatC gene encoding Asp-tRNA(Asn)/Glu-tRNA(Gln) amidotransferase subunit GatC yields MSDDAVTPETVRHVAELSRIDLDEEEVDRFASQFADILEYFETLDSVPEVDREADLVNVMRPDDERDSLSKEEALRNAPDSEDGYFKGPNVS; encoded by the coding sequence ATGAGCGACGACGCCGTAACTCCCGAGACGGTCCGCCACGTCGCGGAACTGTCCCGGATCGACCTCGATGAGGAGGAGGTCGACCGGTTCGCCAGCCAGTTCGCGGACATCCTCGAGTACTTCGAGACGCTCGATTCGGTCCCGGAAGTCGACCGTGAGGCCGACCTCGTAAACGTCATGCGTCCCGACGACGAACGCGACTCCCTCTCGAAGGAGGAAGCGCTCCGGAACGCCCCAGACAGCGAGGACGGCTACTTCAAAGGACCGAACGTCTCCTGA